A window of Thermoflexus sp. contains these coding sequences:
- a CDS encoding DUF4058 family protein encodes MRSAVHLLEIDLLRGGERPPLEDPVPPAPYYVILSRADRRPTVEVWPIRLMDPLPVLPVPLLEPDPDVPLDLGAAVATVYERGAYGVQIDYRQPPPPPPFSEEEMAWLDARLRERGYR; translated from the coding sequence TTGCGGTCCGCGGTTCATCTGCTGGAAATCGATCTGCTGCGGGGCGGGGAGCGCCCGCCCCTGGAGGACCCGGTGCCTCCTGCTCCCTATTACGTGATCCTGAGCCGGGCAGACCGCCGGCCGACGGTGGAGGTGTGGCCGATCCGGCTGATGGATCCGCTGCCGGTGCTTCCGGTTCCGCTGCTGGAGCCTGATCCAGATGTGCCGCTGGATCTGGGGGCGGCGGTGGCGACGGTCTACGAGCGCGGGGCTTACGGGGTGCAGATCGATTACCGTCAGCCTCCTCCCCCGCCCCCCTTCTCGGAGGAAGAGATGGCCTGGCTGGATGCCCGGTTGCGGGAACGGGGCTATCGATAG
- a CDS encoding DoxX family protein: MKGNMIHGILWLLQVVLGVYFFITGIIHWIVPPGLPAPMAWMYELPRIWHQLSGTAEILAGIGLILPGVVRIQTRLTPLAALGLVFIMIGAAIWHLARGEFQNIFMNAVLGGLSGFIAYGRWKIAPLRDRSHG, encoded by the coding sequence ATGAAGGGAAATATGATCCATGGGATCCTCTGGCTCCTCCAGGTTGTGCTCGGCGTGTATTTTTTCATCACCGGCATCATCCACTGGATCGTGCCGCCGGGCCTGCCCGCTCCGATGGCCTGGATGTATGAGCTTCCCCGTATCTGGCATCAGCTGAGCGGCACAGCCGAGATCCTGGCAGGGATCGGCCTGATCCTGCCCGGCGTGGTTCGGATTCAGACCCGGCTGACGCCACTGGCCGCGCTGGGGCTGGTTTTCATCATGATCGGCGCGGCCATATGGCATCTCGCCCGCGGTGAGTTTCAGAACATCTTTATGAACGCGGTGCTGGGCGGATTGTCCGGCTTCATCGCTTACGGGCGCTGGAAGATCGCCCCCCTGAGGGATCGATCCCACGGCTGA
- a CDS encoding AAA family ATPase: MRISSLEIHRFKSIKELDLPCRRVNLFIGPPNTGKSNLLEAMGIFSVPYERDLKTAIRCETVSNLFYDEDVESAVQVRAGSYQWTLKAEGDLFRLDAQGPEMAFSYRYSLDGALANGGGSPPSSSPFRFYRFRPLTRFPGRESDFLRPVAGENLMQLLLTRKSLRQLVADLLKEYDLRIVLKPQESRIEIQKEVDGVIIAHPYTVLSDTLQRLIFHLVAIESNQNAILILEEPEAHAFPYHTKYLAERIAMDSSNQYFISTHNPYFLLPILEKARREEVGVFFTYWKESQTRVRMLEATEIEELMDIGADLFFDLERFLGQPEER; this comes from the coding sequence ATGAGGATCTCGTCTCTGGAGATTCATCGCTTTAAATCCATCAAGGAGCTGGATCTCCCCTGCCGTCGGGTGAACCTCTTCATCGGTCCCCCGAATACCGGGAAATCCAATCTCCTCGAGGCCATGGGGATCTTCTCCGTGCCTTACGAGCGCGATTTGAAAACGGCGATCCGATGCGAAACCGTTTCCAATTTGTTTTATGACGAGGATGTGGAGAGCGCCGTTCAGGTTCGCGCGGGATCCTATCAATGGACGCTGAAAGCGGAAGGAGATCTCTTTCGCCTGGATGCCCAAGGCCCCGAGATGGCATTCTCCTACCGGTATTCCCTGGACGGCGCTCTGGCGAACGGCGGGGGAAGCCCTCCATCCTCATCCCCCTTCCGGTTTTATCGCTTTCGCCCGTTGACCCGGTTCCCAGGACGGGAATCGGATTTCCTGCGCCCTGTGGCGGGGGAGAATTTGATGCAGCTTCTGCTCACCCGCAAAAGCCTGCGCCAGCTCGTGGCCGATCTCCTCAAGGAATACGATCTCCGCATCGTGTTGAAACCCCAGGAATCCAGGATCGAAATCCAGAAAGAGGTGGATGGAGTCATCATCGCTCATCCGTATACGGTGCTCTCGGATACCCTGCAGCGGCTGATCTTTCACCTCGTCGCCATCGAATCGAACCAGAACGCGATCCTGATCCTGGAGGAGCCCGAGGCGCATGCTTTCCCATATCACACCAAGTATCTGGCGGAACGGATCGCGATGGATTCATCCAATCAGTATTTCATTTCTACCCATAACCCTTATTTCCTTCTGCCTATTCTTGAAAAAGCCAGGCGAGAGGAAGTGGGTGTGTTTTTCACTTACTGGAAGGAATCACAAACCCGGGTTCGGATGCTGGAAGCAACCGAGATCGAGGAGCTGATGGACATCGGGGCGGATCTTTTCTTCGATCTGGAACGATTTTTGGGACAGCCTGAGGAACGATGA
- a CDS encoding carbohydrate kinase family protein, protein MELLAIGDVTVDLYLALPGLPEPSGDAHVQRMILRAGGSAANTAAVAAALGLSTALIGAVGIDPLGEWVRAQLAASGVDVRSIQRRPEAPTSIITILVTPDGERTMLSYRGASRFAALREEDRARLRRAAFFHLSGYALLEESPLRRTAMALLEEAAAHGLRCALDPGLPACRMAPEAVRGALHRTHILLLTEKEAWILFGPEPRRGFDEAPGLRWMALKRGEQGCRLLGREGEDIAVPAFRVPVSDTTGAGDAFNAGFLFGMACGTRPEVAALLGNAAGALACTVWGVIGSFPGRMAMERLLQEASRDPDWSSWRALLAEAQGCLRGSRIPGKA, encoded by the coding sequence TTGGAGCTGCTGGCCATCGGCGATGTCACAGTGGATCTCTATCTGGCGCTCCCCGGGCTCCCCGAGCCCAGCGGAGATGCCCACGTCCAGCGGATGATCCTCCGGGCCGGAGGGTCGGCGGCGAACACGGCCGCCGTGGCCGCCGCCCTGGGGCTTTCCACCGCTCTGATCGGCGCCGTCGGCATCGATCCCCTGGGGGAATGGGTGCGCGCTCAGCTCGCCGCCAGCGGGGTGGATGTCCGCAGCATACAGCGACGCCCTGAAGCCCCCACCTCAATCATCACGATCCTCGTCACCCCCGACGGCGAGCGGACGATGCTCTCCTACCGCGGCGCCAGCCGCTTCGCCGCGCTTCGAGAGGAAGACCGCGCCCGCCTCCGCCGCGCCGCTTTCTTCCACCTCTCCGGCTATGCCCTCCTGGAAGAAAGCCCCCTGCGCCGCACAGCCATGGCGTTGCTGGAAGAAGCGGCCGCCCACGGCCTACGATGCGCCCTGGACCCCGGGCTGCCGGCCTGCCGGATGGCCCCGGAGGCCGTGCGGGGAGCCCTGCATCGGACACACATCCTCCTGCTCACCGAAAAGGAGGCCTGGATCCTCTTCGGACCCGAGCCGCGCCGGGGGTTCGACGAAGCCCCGGGCTTGCGCTGGATGGCCCTGAAGCGCGGGGAACAGGGGTGCCGGCTGCTGGGGCGCGAAGGCGAGGATATCGCCGTCCCCGCCTTTCGGGTTCCGGTGAGCGACACGACCGGTGCGGGCGATGCCTTCAATGCCGGATTCCTGTTCGGCATGGCATGCGGAACCCGCCCCGAGGTGGCCGCCCTTCTGGGCAACGCCGCCGGCGCCCTGGCCTGCACCGTCTGGGGTGTCATCGGATCCTTCCCCGGCCGTATGGCGATGGAGCGATTGCTCCAGGAAGCCTCCAGGGATCCGGACTGGTCCTCCTGGCGCGCGCTCCTCGCAGAGGCCCAGGGCTGCCTGCGGGGATCCCGCATCCCGGGCAAGGCGTAA
- a CDS encoding NAD(P)/FAD-dependent oxidoreductase translates to MARIVILGGGSGGLVVANKLARGLRGTDHEILLVDRSPYHYFMPSFPWVALGFKEPEQVRRPLKNLEKKGVRVIQGEVQEIRIPEKRVRVNGQELSYDLMVVSLGAEIKPDLMPGFEVAHHPWTLEGALRMREAIQRFEGGRIVIGVSGPYYRCPPAPYEIAGQLDFALRARRLRSQSEIILAHPHPQPLSAMGPAISGVISEILSSKGVRFEGNFNAQAIDPERRRLIGQDGREIPFDLLIMVPPHRPSSAGMCPGLLTPAGFPLVDPQTFRCMADPDVFAIGDMVNPAINLPAAGVVAHFQAEFVANQILAELKGAYIGESFTPVAMCIMDFGDDAVLPMCDFTRILDLSGPPSCGVLGRSKAIRLTKMLFESMWFATYLS, encoded by the coding sequence ATGGCGAGGATCGTGATCCTGGGTGGCGGCAGCGGCGGCCTGGTGGTCGCCAACAAGCTGGCCCGCGGCCTGCGTGGGACCGACCACGAGATCCTCCTGGTGGATCGCAGCCCCTATCACTACTTCATGCCTTCCTTCCCATGGGTGGCCCTGGGCTTCAAAGAGCCGGAACAGGTGCGCCGACCGCTGAAGAACCTGGAGAAGAAGGGCGTCCGCGTGATCCAGGGCGAGGTGCAGGAGATCCGCATCCCCGAGAAGCGGGTTCGGGTGAACGGGCAAGAGCTCTCCTATGACCTGATGGTGGTCTCCCTCGGCGCTGAGATCAAGCCGGATCTCATGCCCGGCTTCGAAGTGGCCCATCATCCCTGGACCCTCGAGGGGGCCCTCCGGATGCGGGAGGCCATCCAGCGGTTCGAAGGGGGGCGGATCGTGATCGGCGTCTCGGGGCCTTATTACCGCTGTCCCCCCGCCCCTTATGAGATCGCCGGGCAGCTGGATTTCGCCCTCCGCGCCCGTCGGCTGCGGAGCCAATCGGAAATCATCCTGGCCCATCCGCATCCCCAGCCCCTCTCGGCCATGGGGCCGGCCATCAGCGGCGTGATCTCCGAGATCCTGTCCAGCAAGGGGGTCCGCTTCGAGGGGAATTTCAACGCCCAGGCCATCGATCCGGAGCGCCGCCGGCTCATCGGCCAGGATGGGCGGGAGATCCCCTTTGACCTGTTGATCATGGTCCCGCCGCATCGGCCGAGCTCCGCCGGGATGTGCCCCGGGCTGCTCACCCCGGCCGGCTTCCCGCTGGTGGATCCGCAGACGTTCCGGTGCATGGCGGACCCCGATGTGTTCGCCATCGGGGATATGGTGAACCCGGCCATCAACCTGCCCGCGGCCGGCGTGGTCGCCCACTTCCAGGCGGAGTTCGTGGCCAACCAGATCCTGGCCGAGCTCAAGGGCGCCTACATCGGCGAGAGCTTCACCCCCGTGGCGATGTGCATCATGGATTTCGGCGACGACGCCGTGCTGCCCATGTGCGACTTCACCCGCATCCTGGATCTGTCCGGCCCGCCTTCCTGCGGCGTGCTGGGCCGCAGCAAGGCCATCCGCCTGACCAAGATGCTCTTTGAGTCCATGTGGTTCGCCACGTATCTGAGCTGA
- a CDS encoding DUF4058 family protein, with the protein MPSPFPGMDPYLERPDLWPDFHSNLASEIQAQLNRQITPRYFARLSVSITYEVVEIGEAHIVRPDVSIHQLSPSSEAGTSVAIPPAPVKSRIPLEVPLRLYSVGIRKTDTEQRVTVIEILSPVNKRVGMRPTPTTCASGGISCGPRFICWKSICCGAGSARPWRTRCLLLPIT; encoded by the coding sequence ATGCCTTCCCCATTCCCCGGTATGGATCCCTATCTGGAGCGGCCGGATCTGTGGCCGGACTTCCACAGCAATCTGGCCTCTGAAATTCAGGCTCAGTTGAACCGCCAGATCACGCCGCGTTACTTCGCGCGCCTGTCGGTCTCGATCACATATGAGGTGGTGGAGATCGGGGAGGCCCATATCGTGCGGCCGGATGTCTCGATCCATCAGCTTTCCCCTTCTTCGGAGGCGGGGACCTCCGTAGCCATCCCGCCGGCCCCCGTGAAAAGCCGGATCCCCCTGGAGGTGCCGTTGCGTCTTTACAGCGTCGGGATCCGTAAGACGGACACCGAACAGCGGGTGACGGTGATCGAGATCCTCTCGCCGGTGAACAAGCGGGTCGGGATGAGGCCCACGCCGACTACCTGCGCAAGCGGCGGGATCTCTTGCGGTCCGCGGTTCATCTGCTGGAAATCGATCTGCTGCGGGGCGGGGAGCGCCCGCCCCTGGAGGACCCGGTGCCTCCTGCTCCCTATTACGTGA
- a CDS encoding SCO1664 family protein, with amino-acid sequence MGTVSRRPHARVARRIPNPLPPETPKEAVLRWLQEGEIQLLGLVPWGSNATFLVAVVHEGVTGLAIYKPQRGEEPLWDFPHGTLWYREVAAYVVSEALGWGLVPPTVLRRSGPYGPGALQLYIEADLEENYFTFRDDPALQPVLMRLAVFDLITNNADRKAGHCLRDRNGRIWAIDHGICFHVEPKLRTVIWDYRGQPIPQDILHEVQAFYQRLREDEGLRWELARLLSPEEIAALEERTAALLKHPVFPHPGPWRSVPWPMI; translated from the coding sequence ATGGGAACGGTTTCCCGCCGACCTCACGCCAGGGTTGCGCGGAGGATTCCCAATCCCCTGCCCCCGGAAACGCCGAAGGAAGCGGTCCTCCGCTGGCTTCAGGAAGGGGAGATCCAGCTCCTGGGTCTGGTCCCCTGGGGATCCAATGCGACCTTTCTCGTGGCTGTCGTCCATGAGGGGGTAACGGGGCTGGCGATCTATAAGCCCCAGCGGGGCGAAGAACCCCTGTGGGATTTCCCGCATGGCACGCTGTGGTATCGAGAAGTCGCCGCCTATGTGGTCAGCGAGGCCCTGGGATGGGGGCTGGTGCCCCCCACCGTGCTGCGACGCTCCGGCCCCTATGGTCCGGGGGCGCTCCAGCTTTACATCGAGGCCGATCTGGAGGAGAACTATTTCACCTTTCGGGACGATCCCGCGTTGCAGCCGGTTCTGATGCGGCTGGCGGTCTTCGACCTGATCACCAACAACGCAGATCGCAAGGCGGGCCATTGTCTGCGGGATCGCAATGGGCGGATCTGGGCGATCGACCATGGGATCTGTTTCCATGTGGAGCCCAAGCTGCGTACGGTGATCTGGGATTACCGGGGGCAGCCGATCCCGCAGGACATCCTTCATGAGGTTCAGGCGTTCTATCAGCGGCTGCGGGAGGATGAGGGGTTGCGCTGGGAGCTGGCCCGTCTGCTGAGCCCGGAGGAGATCGCCGCCCTGGAGGAACGAACCGCCGCCCTCCTCAAACACCCCGTTTTCCCCCACCCCGGGCCCTGGCGCTCCGTGCCGTGGCCGATGATTTAA
- the rnpA gene encoding ribonuclease P protein component, protein MASLVRLRHRKAIERVLQEGRSWSNALLKLKAAPNDLGVTRVAVIAGRRAIGKAVRRNRAKRLLREAARLHLHEIQPGWDLVLIARPGLIGRKRQDAEAALLEALAQLGLLRE, encoded by the coding sequence GTGGCTTCGCTGGTTCGCCTGCGTCACCGGAAGGCCATTGAGCGGGTCCTGCAGGAAGGACGCTCCTGGTCCAATGCGCTTCTGAAATTGAAGGCGGCCCCGAATGATCTCGGAGTCACGCGGGTGGCCGTGATCGCCGGGCGCCGTGCCATCGGCAAGGCGGTTCGCCGGAATCGAGCCAAGCGCCTGCTTCGGGAAGCCGCTCGCCTGCATCTCCATGAGATCCAGCCGGGCTGGGATCTGGTCCTCATCGCCCGCCCCGGTTTAATCGGGCGCAAGCGACAGGATGCGGAAGCCGCGCTGCTGGAAGCGCTCGCCCAATTGGGCTTGTTGCGAGAATAG
- a CDS encoding thioredoxin domain-containing protein produces the protein MGETRVRWREWGEAAFREAQEQDKPILLSISATWCHWCHVMDRGIPGDPVHTGTYSDPEIAELINTYFVPIRVDTDRRPDINARYNMGGWPTTVFLTPDGEILTGATYIPPMQMRQVLLQVLQYYRSHRSEIQRRAQEIARRRQEASRPVARPGAQLSWTIPMHLIGLIARAYDPVYGGFGEAPKFPHPEACLLLLVEYVRGGCRDERLAEMVRRTLHGMAEGGMYDHVEGGWFRYSTTRDWSLPHFEKMLEDHARLIPLYLYAAEVLEEERFREAAVRALEYIQRTLYDPEREVFWGSQDADEEYYALSRRERAMRPPPAVDRTVYTNWNSQMALALLIAADILEEDRLQEMALRNLDAVWEWAFDASTGALVHYMDIHGERADAKGVPPLLGDQIHYARAALAAFQRTGERRFMERALRLRPYLESALADPEGGGFFDRPEDPHAIGALRIRQKPLEDNAAAAEFYLTLYDLTGDLRAREIAERTLLAFEQEYVKYDFAAAPYGLAVYRAITEPVRVHVIGPREDLETRRLLRAAWHGDPFHRVVIPMDPRQDAPAIQAQGFPLDGWPAAYVCVGTRCLPPARMPAELVERLRMSGR, from the coding sequence ATGGGCGAGACCCGTGTGCGCTGGCGGGAGTGGGGCGAGGCCGCATTCCGGGAGGCCCAGGAGCAGGACAAGCCCATCCTCTTGAGCATCTCCGCCACCTGGTGCCACTGGTGCCACGTGATGGATCGCGGCATCCCCGGCGATCCTGTTCACACGGGCACCTACTCCGACCCGGAGATCGCAGAGCTCATCAACACGTATTTCGTCCCCATCCGCGTGGACACCGACCGGCGGCCGGACATCAACGCCCGCTACAACATGGGCGGATGGCCGACCACAGTTTTCCTGACCCCGGACGGCGAGATCCTCACCGGAGCCACCTATATCCCCCCGATGCAGATGCGCCAGGTCCTCCTCCAGGTGCTCCAGTATTACCGGAGCCATCGCTCCGAGATCCAGCGCCGGGCCCAGGAGATCGCCCGACGCCGGCAGGAGGCGAGCCGTCCAGTCGCCCGACCCGGCGCCCAGCTCTCATGGACGATCCCCATGCACCTGATCGGACTGATCGCCCGGGCCTACGATCCGGTCTACGGCGGCTTCGGTGAGGCCCCCAAGTTCCCCCACCCGGAGGCCTGCCTCCTCCTGCTGGTGGAATACGTCCGCGGCGGGTGTCGCGACGAACGGCTCGCCGAGATGGTCCGCCGCACCCTCCACGGGATGGCCGAGGGCGGGATGTATGACCATGTGGAAGGCGGATGGTTCCGATACTCCACCACCCGCGACTGGAGCCTTCCTCACTTCGAGAAAATGCTGGAGGATCACGCCCGCCTGATCCCCCTCTACCTCTACGCGGCGGAAGTCCTCGAGGAGGAGCGGTTCCGAGAGGCGGCCGTGCGGGCGCTGGAATATATCCAGCGGACCCTCTATGACCCGGAGCGCGAGGTCTTCTGGGGAAGCCAGGACGCGGACGAAGAATACTATGCGCTCTCCCGACGGGAGCGGGCGATGCGCCCCCCGCCGGCGGTGGATCGCACGGTCTACACGAACTGGAATAGCCAGATGGCCCTGGCCTTGCTCATCGCCGCGGATATCCTGGAGGAAGACCGGCTGCAGGAAATGGCCCTCCGGAACCTCGACGCCGTATGGGAATGGGCCTTCGATGCCTCCACCGGCGCCCTCGTGCATTACATGGACATCCATGGGGAACGGGCGGACGCGAAGGGCGTTCCTCCGCTCCTGGGCGATCAGATCCACTACGCCCGGGCCGCCCTGGCCGCCTTCCAGCGGACCGGGGAGCGGCGCTTTATGGAGCGGGCGCTCCGGCTGCGCCCTTATCTGGAGTCGGCGCTGGCCGATCCGGAGGGGGGCGGCTTTTTCGATCGGCCGGAGGACCCCCACGCCATCGGCGCGTTGCGGATCCGGCAGAAACCCCTGGAGGACAACGCGGCGGCCGCCGAGTTCTACCTGACCCTGTATGACCTCACTGGAGATCTCCGGGCTCGGGAGATTGCGGAGCGGACGCTCCTGGCCTTCGAACAGGAATATGTGAAATACGATTTCGCGGCGGCCCCCTATGGGCTGGCGGTGTATCGAGCCATCACCGAGCCGGTGCGAGTCCACGTGATCGGCCCCCGCGAGGACCTGGAGACCCGGCGGCTGCTCCGGGCGGCCTGGCACGGGGATCCCTTCCACCGGGTGGTGATCCCCATGGATCCCCGCCAGGATGCGCCCGCGATCCAGGCCCAGGGGTTCCCGCTGGACGGATGGCCTGCCGCTTATGTGTGCGTGGGCACCCGCTGCCTGCCCCCCGCCCGCATGCCGGCGGAGCTGGTAGAACGGTTGCGCATGTCCGGCCGATAG
- a CDS encoding molybdopterin-dependent oxidoreductase yields MLWRRREVLRFLIGGALGAAAAACARRIPLPESSPDESLPSTRVPVQLPGPERWEIESSVPITPTHVFYEVKYGTVPRVDAGAWTLEITGEVERPLRLTYPDLLSMPAVIEMRTLECISNPVGGDLIGNAVWKGVRMADLLEMAGARSTATEVVLYAADGYHTSIPVSLARDPHSLLAYMMNGEVLPPEHGFPLRALWPGRYGMKQPKWITRIELIRGEHIGYWEAQGWSKEAIIKPNSRIDHPGSGMIPAQPVEIRGIAFSGPVGIARVEVSVDDGRSWQEAELIRGPTPYVWTVWRYRWEHPETGEHVLRARVVQNDGYVQPRGRGRLLGSTFPDGTDEQHAVPVVIRPGS; encoded by the coding sequence ATGCTCTGGCGGCGGCGGGAAGTGTTGCGATTTTTAATCGGCGGGGCCCTGGGGGCCGCCGCGGCGGCCTGCGCCCGTCGGATTCCCCTGCCTGAATCCTCGCCGGACGAATCCCTCCCTTCCACCCGGGTGCCGGTTCAGCTCCCCGGCCCCGAGCGCTGGGAAATCGAATCCTCGGTTCCCATCACCCCTACCCACGTGTTCTACGAGGTGAAATACGGCACCGTTCCCCGGGTGGATGCGGGGGCCTGGACGCTGGAGATCACGGGGGAAGTGGAGCGCCCGCTCCGCCTGACCTACCCGGATCTCCTCTCCATGCCCGCGGTCATCGAGATGCGCACCCTGGAATGTATCAGCAATCCGGTGGGCGGCGATCTGATCGGCAACGCCGTGTGGAAAGGAGTGCGCATGGCCGATCTCCTCGAGATGGCCGGAGCGCGGTCCACGGCCACGGAGGTGGTCCTCTATGCGGCCGACGGCTACCACACCAGCATCCCGGTGAGCCTGGCCCGTGATCCCCATTCCCTTCTGGCTTACATGATGAACGGCGAGGTCCTGCCCCCGGAGCACGGGTTTCCGCTGCGGGCTCTGTGGCCGGGCCGTTACGGCATGAAGCAGCCGAAATGGATCACCCGCATCGAGCTGATCCGAGGGGAACATATCGGTTACTGGGAGGCCCAGGGCTGGTCGAAGGAAGCCATCATCAAACCGAACTCTCGGATCGATCACCCGGGCTCCGGGATGATCCCGGCGCAGCCCGTGGAGATCCGGGGCATCGCTTTCTCCGGCCCGGTCGGGATCGCCCGGGTGGAGGTCAGCGTGGACGACGGCCGGAGCTGGCAGGAGGCCGAGCTCATCCGGGGGCCCACACCCTATGTCTGGACGGTCTGGCGTTATCGATGGGAGCATCCAGAGACCGGAGAACACGTGCTCCGGGCGCGGGTCGTCCAGAACGACGGCTACGTCCAGCCCCGGGGGCGGGGCCGGCTGCTCGGCAGCACCTTCCCGGATGGGACAGACGAGCAACACGCCGTGCCCGTGGTCATCCGCCCGGGGTCCTGA
- the proC gene encoding pyrroline-5-carboxylate reductase produces the protein MVEDARLPRIAFIGSGVMAEAMIRGLLRDHLIDPQDIIASGPRPERGLELQGRYGVRTTTHNPEAAAEAEIVVLSVKPQVIPRVLPELRGHIRPEALIFSIAAGVRIATLREGLGVPAIIRAMPNTPAQIGQGITVWTATEEVTPRQREHAVLLMRAMGEEVYVDDERYLDMATALTGTGPAYVFLFMEAMVDAGVHLGFSRRVAEQLVYQTVIGSALYARQSGLHLAALRNQVTSPGGTTAEALYHLEKGGFRTVISRAIWAAYVRSRQLGRGAADEVERLER, from the coding sequence ATGGTGGAGGATGCGCGTCTGCCGCGGATCGCCTTCATCGGCAGCGGGGTGATGGCCGAGGCGATGATCCGCGGGCTTCTACGCGATCACCTGATCGATCCTCAGGACATCATCGCCAGCGGGCCGCGGCCGGAACGCGGGCTGGAGCTCCAGGGCCGCTACGGCGTGCGGACGACCACGCATAACCCGGAAGCGGCGGCCGAGGCCGAGATCGTGGTCCTCTCCGTCAAGCCCCAGGTGATCCCTCGCGTGCTCCCGGAGCTGCGGGGCCACATCCGCCCGGAAGCCCTCATCTTCTCCATCGCCGCCGGCGTCCGCATCGCCACCCTGCGGGAGGGCCTGGGGGTCCCCGCCATCATCCGCGCCATGCCCAACACCCCCGCCCAGATCGGTCAGGGGATCACCGTGTGGACGGCCACGGAAGAGGTGACCCCGCGACAGCGGGAACATGCCGTCCTCCTCATGCGGGCGATGGGCGAGGAGGTCTACGTCGATGACGAGCGCTACCTGGATATGGCCACGGCCCTGACCGGGACAGGGCCAGCGTATGTGTTCCTGTTTATGGAAGCCATGGTGGACGCCGGGGTGCACCTGGGGTTCTCCCGACGGGTGGCCGAGCAGCTGGTCTACCAGACCGTCATCGGCTCCGCCCTCTACGCTCGCCAGTCCGGCCTGCACCTGGCGGCGTTGCGCAATCAGGTCACCTCGCCGGGCGGCACGACGGCGGAAGCCCTGTATCACCTGGAGAAGGGCGGCTTCCGCACGGTGATCTCCCGCGCCATCTGGGCCGCCTACGTGCGTTCCCGACAGCTGGGCCGGGGGGCTGCCGATGAAGTGGAACGCCTTGAACGTTGA
- a CDS encoding TIGR00725 family protein, with product MKWNALNVDRPIRIAVVGSSEATPQEEAWAEQVGRLLTAAGAVVICGGRGGVMEAVCRGAVEAGGLTVGILPGNDPEEANPYVRLPLPTGLGEARNALVVRAAEAVIAIGGEFGTLSEIALALKWGIPVIGLETWVLHRPGVTVPIERVSTPAEAVRRALARARKATSL from the coding sequence ATGAAGTGGAACGCCTTGAACGTTGACCGGCCGATCCGGATCGCGGTGGTGGGGAGCAGCGAGGCCACCCCCCAGGAGGAGGCCTGGGCGGAACAGGTCGGGCGGCTGCTAACGGCAGCCGGCGCGGTGGTGATCTGCGGGGGCCGCGGCGGGGTGATGGAGGCAGTCTGCCGGGGCGCCGTGGAGGCCGGCGGGCTCACCGTTGGCATCCTTCCGGGCAACGATCCCGAAGAGGCCAACCCCTATGTGCGTCTTCCCCTGCCCACCGGGCTGGGGGAGGCGCGGAATGCCCTCGTCGTGCGCGCCGCCGAGGCGGTGATCGCCATCGGCGGGGAGTTCGGCACCCTCTCGGAGATCGCCCTGGCCCTCAAATGGGGCATCCCCGTGATCGGCCTGGAGACATGGGTCCTCCATCGCCCCGGCGTGACCGTGCCGATCGAACGGGTCTCCACCCCGGCGGAAGCGGTGCGCCGCGCCCTGGCCCGGGCGCGGAAGGCCACGAGCTTGTGA
- a CDS encoding DUF1641 domain-containing protein yields MTEQTLQDPKAQEALERALSLLIRMNETGALTLLEDVVELLPDSLSYLMDPRLLKIGANMAYLLHVVEMVEPTLITVMMSRLVEELNRELTPERMKELPRMGPVSLVKALGDPDVQRGLGILMLFLRVLGRAFDRSSQELMALMEATEKTLAELRRQRAEMERQAAAVAS; encoded by the coding sequence ATGACAGAGCAAACCCTTCAGGACCCGAAGGCCCAGGAAGCCCTGGAACGGGCCCTTTCCCTGTTGATCCGGATGAACGAGACCGGGGCGCTGACCCTCCTCGAGGACGTGGTGGAGCTGCTCCCCGATTCCCTGTCCTATTTGATGGACCCCCGTCTGTTGAAGATCGGGGCCAACATGGCGTATCTGCTCCACGTGGTGGAGATGGTGGAGCCCACCCTGATCACGGTGATGATGAGCCGCCTGGTGGAGGAGCTGAACCGGGAGCTGACGCCGGAGCGCATGAAGGAGCTGCCCCGCATGGGGCCGGTCTCCCTGGTGAAGGCGCTGGGGGATCCCGACGTCCAGCGGGGGCTGGGGATCCTGATGCTGTTCCTGCGGGTGCTGGGGCGGGCCTTCGATCGCTCCAGCCAGGAGCTGATGGCCCTGATGGAAGCGACCGAGAAGACCCTGGCGGAGCTGCGCCGCCAGCGGGCGGAGATGGAACGCCAGGCGGCGGCCGTCGCTTCATAA